The Aspergillus luchuensis IFO 4308 DNA, chromosome 4, nearly complete sequence DNA window gagaggaaagcAATCTACATTGTTAGCAGAGATATAAAATTCAGAAGATGCAACACACCTGAGGAATTATAGCATCGATGTCTACATCTTCGCAGACAATGCAGGGGTCATTCCCGCCCAGTTCCAATGTCACTTTCTTCAACGTCTTAGCACAACTAGCCATGACACGCTGGCCAGTAGCTATCGAGCCCGTGAAGCTAATCTTTTGAATACCCGGGTGCTCGGTAATCATCGGTCCCAGATCGTCGCCCCCACTGAGAGCCTGCACCACACCCAGCGGAAAGCATTGTGTTGCCAGTTCCGCCAATTTCAAACCACAGTATGGCGTGTATGGGGAGGGCTTGACGATGATAGTATTACCCGTATACACAGCTGGGACAATCTTGCCGATAGCCAGCAGTACAGGAAAATTCCAGGGCACAATAGCAGCGGCTACACCGATAGGGATATACCGCTGAATTACCTCCCGGTCGTCTGTGTCATTGACGACCGTCTTGGGAATAATGATGGAGCTGAGCGAACGGGTCCACTGAATGGCCATGTCCAGCTCGGTCGATGCCTGGCTCAATGATTTGCCCTGCTCGCGGGACAAAAGTCCCACCAGATCTTCCTTATTGGCCGCGATGCGATCAGCAAAGGAATGGATGGCAGTGCGGCGCTCATCATACGAGGTCCGTGACCATTGACGAAACGCTCGGCTGGCAGCGCCCACTGCGCGATCGAGATCTTCTGCTGTCGAGACGGGCACTTCAGGGTTGGGCTGGCAATTGGCTGGGTTAATGCCATGACGGGTTTGCGACGTGGAAGTCAATTCGTTGTCGATGACATTGTAAAAGGTCTGATCTGTTAGATCGGATGCAGATGGAAGCCATTCAAATTGATAACTTACGGTGTAATCCAAAGCCATGATGTCCAAAGTTGTGATTATTtacgatgatggggatgaaagaaagcaaacaaaTGGGGCAGGGCATGGCCAGACTATAAGAGCAGCATCGCAATAGGCCTAGAAGAACCTCAAGCACATGAAAGCCGACCAAATCCGCTAAATCGAACTCTATACCGGCCGCATTGGGCGAGATTGCTGACATTCCCCGCACCTTGAATCTACTTTAGTCACTACGGTGCGCATGGGGACTGTGTAGCTCCGAACAATGAGTGGATGTCAGATTGATCGTCGGACGCCTGAATTGCCGTCTTTGTCTCACCTTCCAATCACGTTCTCCTGCAGCATGCGGCATTGGCAAGCGTCACACAGCTGGAACGTGGAAGAGCAGTGCGATGTGATATTATCTACACGAGTGACACGAGGCACGGACGGCGTCCTTTCCCTCCAGTCGGAGATTTTCCGCCTTCAATTTCAGCTTGCCAGCCGGTGTCTCCGGCCTGTTGCCTGAGGCGGCGTTCTCCGGACGCCTGGTAGCCTTAATAGCAGATAGACACATGATTATAGATGCGAatcttgattgattgattggaagCTTTGCGTGTGGCGAGATAGTCCGCAGGTATCCGGAGTATCTCTCAGCGGGTGTTTTGCGACGTGATTCCCAGCTGCCTCGAGCGAAAACTGCAGACTCCGCGCCAAGCGAGTGGTAATTGAACTATCTGATAGTTATCAAACACACTACGTCACAGTAGCATTGcttattctttgtttctcgTTTACCTGGTGAAACTGTCTCTTCAAGGGCACTCCCATGTGCTGACTAATGCCACGGAGCAACGGAGAAACACACCAGCCGATGGCATCCCAGCGTCGGTGCCTTCAACAAGATGGTCAGTGCGACACGATACACCGGCGATCAACTTCTGACCAGGTTGGAAGCGGTTATTGAAACCTTAGCTTGACTGATAGCTCGCAGCTGGGTTTGGTCATGGGACTTTGCTCGGGTACTGTGCAGGTTGGCGTGTTCCACAGTGGTCAATTGGTTCCAACACCAACTTGAATCATCTCGACATGAGAATAAATCTACTCGTAACTGGGAGAGATCTGTCTCGGAATCATGTTAATGCTTTTGAAGTACACCTAAGGAATACGATGTAAAGCCTATTAAGAGAAACTCAGATCACATCTTTTCCAAAATAAATTGTCTCAAAATTCTTGATACTAACAATATATGTTTTCGATGGCAGGGATGATACTAGAATGAATTCAAGTGTCCGACTCATTTTATCTTTTCATCTTAATACATTAGTAAGTAGGGATGAAATGTATAGTTCTCAGAAGAACTAGGAAAATTTCATTAGGTCTGGGGTAGCAAATATacaaaataaagatttagaGGAATCTCTATTATAAACTCCAGCAGACCTAAAGGATAGATTGAATTATCATGTAGTTTGTATATACCTGACTAAGTATGTTTGATAGCATATGTAAGAACTTGCTCAATTGCCCAGCATCAAATTACCACTAATTGTCTCGGCAGAAACCCCAAGGTCCTCGAATGACAGCACAGGAGGGTTTCCCAATTCCTCCTACCAATCATGTGCGGTGCATTTAGCACGGCATTTGAGATGTGGATAAGGATTGAGCAAATCATGAATAGATGAGATATAGATATGCTTAGCTGCACATGGCATCGATGAGCCATACAATAAAATAAATGGTACCGACATAATGCTGCCCGAAGCGATTGGCGCAACCACCCGagccaagaaggccaagacaGCAGGCGCGTCACACATAAAAGCAGATGAACATCCAGTATGTGAGAAGAAATGAACCAGTCACCCCGCCATGGGTAATATTCTAGATGAAAAGCGACAGACAGTCGTTCAGGTTCTTCCGGATGGTGTGAGCGACGAAGCCGAGTTTGCGCAGGAGTTTACTCGAAAGGAACATGCGCTGGGGTTCTGGGAAGCCATGCGACGGCACTGGCCGGCTGTGGCTTGGGCGTCGTTTATGAACCTGGTAGGAAACTAATATATTTGTCCGGTTGAAAAGCAGCTGTTAACTTACCATAGGCGACCATTTTGAAAGGCATTGTAGGTCATCCTCCATTTGAGTTGAGATGCAGCCCTAACTGGTATAGGATGGCGGTATCGTCAAAGGTCTAGTCGGTCTCGACGTCTTCAAAAAGACATACGGCTACAATTACCATGGGGAATACGTCCTAGCCGCTCAGTGGATCTCCGCCTTCCAATACGCAAATCTACTAGGGGCCATCGTGGGCGCTCTTTGCTCGGGCTTTGCCTACGATCGCTTCGGTCCACGAGTGATGATAGCTGTGTGCTCGTGTTTGTCCATCGCCTTCATCTTCGTGCAGTTCTTCAGTCATACGCCAGCCCAGCTGTTTGTGGGCGAGCTCATCAATGGGTGCATCATCGCGTTTTACCCCATTTGTGCCTCTGCGTACGTGGGTGAGGTGACCCCGCTGGCACTCCGCGGGTTCGCGGCTACAATGACCAACCTTGCCTTCTCGATCGGGTCGCTCATCGCCTCGGGCATCCTCAAAGGCACGGAGTCGCTGAACACCACCATGTCGTACAAAATCCCCATCGCGACACAGTGGGCGCTACCATGCATCATGCTGGcgctgatcttcttctgccctGATCCGCCATACTGGCTTTGTCGACATGGTCGCAACGAAGCCGCACTAGCATCGCTACGGCGTCTAGCCACTCCCGGTGTAGATGTGTCGCGGCAACTATCCCATATCGAAGAGACACTGCGTCTAGAAGCCAGTTTCCAGGCCGACCGACCGACATACCGGGAATGTGTGCGTGGGCCTAACCTCCGCCGCCTGCTGATCTGCGTGATGGCTTACAACATGCAAGCCTTCACGGGAaatgtcttcttcatcaactaCGCCGTGCATTTTATGGAGCTGGCGGGCTTAGACTCGTCAAATGCATTTTCGATGAACATCGGACTGACGGCGCTGGGACTTGTCGGAACATGTCTATCGTGGCTATTACTGCCCTATGTGGGCCGCCGAACGATGTACATCTTCGGGTGCTCCGCTTTGGCGGTGGTACAGTGCCTGATCGGTGTGCTCGACGTCGTCCCACGAGACAATGCCACGGTATGGGGACAGTGTGGGCTCATGCTGGCCTGCACGTTCGTGTATGATCTCAGTCTCGGGCCATTCTGCTATGTGCTGCTGGCGGAAGTCTCATCGGCGAGACTGCGGGGACTGACCATCGCGCTGGCCACAGTCAGCTGCTTTGTGTGGTCGGTAGTGTTCGCAGTAGTGATACCGTACGCGATGAACGAAGACGAGGGGAACTGGCGGGGCAAGATGGGATTTTTATTTGCGGGGTTAGGCGCGCTGTGTGCAGGTTATTGCTTCTGGTGGATGCCAGAGACGCAGGGAAAGACATTTGAGGAATTGGATGTCCTGTTTGAAAAGGGTGTCCCCAGTCGAAAGTTCAAGAATTGTGTGGTTGAGATGCAGTAAATAGAAGTCAATTCTGTCGATGCCGAAGACCGAATCTACTCCGACAAAAAATTGACAGCTTATGCTGACTAATGCCGGGGATAATGGAGATAACATCAAATcaacctcaacatcctccactACCGAGGTATCTTAATGATTTTCTTCAGTCTCAACACCTTCTATTTCTGCTTGATAAGCATCGGTCGTCGAATACTAATCAGTTTCACCGTCCGCATTGAATCCC harbors:
- a CDS encoding aldehyde dehydrogenase family protein (COG:C;~EggNog:ENOG410PFYI;~InterPro:IPR015590,IPR044086,IPR029510,IPR016161, IPR016162,IPR016163;~PFAM:PF00171;~go_function: GO:0016491 - oxidoreductase activity [Evidence IEA];~go_function: GO:0016620 - oxidoreductase activity, acting on the aldehyde or oxo group of donors, NAD or NADP as acceptor [Evidence IEA];~go_process: GO:0055114 - oxidation-reduction process [Evidence IEA]), whose protein sequence is MALDYTTFYNVIDNELTSTSQTRHGINPANCQPNPEVPVSTAEDLDRAVGAASRAFRQWSRTSYDERRTAIHSFADRIAANKEDLVGLLSREQGKSLSQASTELDMAIQWTRSLSSIIIPKTVVNDTDDREVIQRYIPIGVAAAIVPWNFPVLLAIGKIVPAVYTGNTIIVKPSPYTPYCGLKLAELATQCFPLGVVQALSGGDDLGPMITEHPGIQKISFTGSIATGQRVMASCAKTLKKVTLELGGNDPCIVCEDVDIDAIIPQIAFLSFLCSSQICMMIKRLYVHEKIYDEFRDKLVQHVQSLKMGEGTEPHVFIGPLQNKMQYDKATDLLNNIHSSGLSTFSSNPIPGRTGYFITPTIVDNPPETSRVVQEEPFAPILPLLKWSDETDVLARANNTDYGLGASVWSRDLQRARRMADHLEAGSVWVNSHFDCAPFAPFGGHKKSGLGVEWGLNGLTGWCNSQTLWLPKL
- a CDS encoding putative MFS alpha-glucoside transporter (COG:G;~EggNog:ENOG410PF97;~InterPro:IPR005828,IPR003663,IPR036259,IPR020846;~PFAM:PF00083,PF07690;~TransMembrane:11 (o100-120i127-146o152-173i185-205o225-245i304-327o339-362i369-391o403-424i436-458o470-489i);~go_component: GO:0016020 - membrane [Evidence IEA];~go_component: GO:0016021 - integral component of membrane [Evidence IEA];~go_function: GO:0022857 - transmembrane transporter activity [Evidence IEA];~go_process: GO:0055085 - transmembrane transport [Evidence IEA]) is translated as MGNILDEKRQTVVQVLPDGVSDEAEFAQEFTRKEHALGFWEAMRRHWPAVAWASFMNLATILKGIDGGIVKGLVGLDVFKKTYGYNYHGEYVLAAQWISAFQYANLLGAIVGALCSGFAYDRFGPRVMIAVCSCLSIAFIFVQFFSHTPAQLFVGELINGCIIAFYPICASAYVGEVTPLALRGFAATMTNLAFSIGSLIASGILKGTESLNTTMSYKIPIATQWALPCIMLALIFFCPDPPYWLCRHGRNEAALASLRRLATPGVDVSRQLSHIEETLRLEASFQADRPTYRECVRGPNLRRLLICVMAYNMQAFTGNVFFINYAVHFMELAGLDSSNAFSMNIGLTALGLVGTCLSWLLLPYVGRRTMYIFGCSALAVVQCLIGVLDVVPRDNATVWGQCGLMLACTFVYDLSLGPFCYVLLAEVSSARLRGLTIALATVSCFVWSVVFAVVIPYAMNEDEGNWRGKMGFLFAGLGALCAGYCFWWMPETQGKTFEELDVLFEKGVPSRKFKNCVVEMQ